A single window of Bacillus sp. SM2101 DNA harbors:
- a CDS encoding beta-propeller fold lactonase family protein, whose amino-acid sequence MATVVIDVSTHRVIVTLLPAGISSVSVTPDGKLAYVTNLDDDIVSVIDVKTLKVVATILIEQGPIDVAFTPDGKLAYVINSDSEQGNTVTVIDVKTHSIIATIMVGL is encoded by the coding sequence GTGGCTACTGTTGTTATTGATGTGAGCACTCATAGAGTTATCGTTACTTTGTTACCAGCAGGCATTTCAAGTGTTTCTGTCACGCCAGATGGTAAGCTGGCTTATGTTACAAATCTTGATGATGATATTGTATCAGTTATTGATGTGAAAACTCTTAAAGTGGTTGCTACTATTCTGATTGAGCAAGGTCCAATTGATGTCGCCTTCACACCTGATGGAAAACTCGCTTACGTGATTAATAGTGACTCTGAACAAGGTAATACTGTTACAGTCATCGATGTGAAAACTCATAGCATCATTGCTACTATTATGGTTGGCCTCA